The sequence GCAGGCGGAAACGCCTCTCGCCATCTCACACCGCTCCCCCGCCGTCGGTCGACCTCTTGCGGTCTAAGGGACGTCTCGTAACTGGGTGAAGGCGTTGCCCGGGGCCAGGCCGGCGGTCAGCCGGCGAGGATGATGTTGTGGAGGTTGGCGATGCCGGAAGCGGCGTCGGCCAATGTGTGGGCGGCGCGGCGGTAGTCGCGCAGGATTTTGAAGCACTTCATCCTGGCTAGAACATGTTCGACTCCGGCGCGGACGGTGCGGTGCTCGACATTGAGGGCTTCCTTCCACGCCGGCAGGTCGCTGCCGTCGGCGGGCTTGCGGTACGGGATGATCACCTCGGGGTTGCCGCGGTAGCCGCCGTCGGCCATCACCGGGCGCCCGTCCAGCTTTTGGTCGATGCCGCTGGTGCGGTAGACGATCGTGTCGTTGCGGTTGCCGGGCTGGGGGTCGCCGACGGCGATGACCAGGCGGGTGCTGGCGTCGATGGCGATCTGCAGGTTGGTCGAGTACCGGTAGTTCTTGCTCCTGGGGGCCAGGCGGTGATCGCGGGTGGGGATCAGGGTGCCGTCGACGATGGCGATCTGGTCGACCGGCCGCCGGCGCACCGGGGCCAGGGCAAGCAGCGGGCCGAGGGTGTCGATGACCCGGTGCGCTGCGGAGTGCGACACCCCGAACAGCGGGCCGATCTGGCGCATGGTCAGGTTCGTGCGCCAGTAAGTGGCCACCAGCAGCACCCGGTCGGGCAGGTCGAGGGCCCACTGCCGGCCTGGCCGGCCGTCTGCGATGGCGTCACCGCCACGCCCGGCGACCAAGCGGACCAGCTTGCGGAACTGGGCGGGCTGCAGCCCCGTGAACGGAAAAATCCACTCAGAGCGGGCTGCGCTGATCACCTGCACCCCGGCATCTTGGCCGATCGTCCTCAGCAGACAGACACCGGGGTTACGAGACGTCCCTTAGTACTCCAGCCGGAGATCGTGATCACGGTTCGGTGAGGGATTGTCTGGCGTAGTGACTGGCTCGGGCCCGGGCTTGGTGCCGCCGTCGCCAGAGCGACCATTTGAGCTGGTCGGTGCGGCGTCGGCTGGGTTCGATGACCAGGGCGTTGAACAGGCGGTGGAGTTCGTTGACGGTCAGTGGGATCAGGCCGGACGGGCTCGGTTGGGTTCGGCGAGCGGTGGCGACGGCGAGGAAGGCGTGGGCGAGGATCGCCAGGGTGGTCCATCGATGCCAGGAGCGCCAGCACCGGTTTTGGTGCTGGTCCAGGCCGAGGGCCGTCTTCGCGGTCTGGAACGACTCTTCGATCCTCCAGCGGCGGCCGGCCACGCATACCAGCGCACCCAGTGGCGCGAGCTGGGGTGACCAGCAACGGTAGAAGGCCAGCTCACCGGTGCGCCGGTTGCGGCGGATCAGCAGCCAGTGATGGCCGGCGTGCACGTCGGCGTGCGCGGGCA comes from Micromonospora purpureochromogenes and encodes:
- a CDS encoding transposase family protein; translation: MQVISAARSEWIFPFTGLQPAQFRKLVRLVAGRGGDAIADGRPGRQWALDLPDRVLLVATYWRTNLTMRQIGPLFGVSHSAAHRVIDTLGPLLALAPVRRRPVDQIAIVDGTLIPTRDHRLAPRSKNYRYSTNLQIAIDASTRLVIAVGDPQPGNRNDTIVYRTSGIDQKLDGRPVMADGGYRGNPEVIIPYRKPADGSDLPAWKEALNVEHRTVRAGVEHVLARMKCFKILRDYRRAAHTLADAASGIANLHNIILAG